In one Buteo buteo chromosome 10, bButBut1.hap1.1, whole genome shotgun sequence genomic region, the following are encoded:
- the RABGGTB gene encoding geranylgeranyl transferase type-2 subunit beta isoform X3, which translates to MQLTFCWYFLQGTPQKDVIIKPDAPSTLLSEKHADYIASYGTKKDDYILILYDSLHVVDVNKIVEYIQNLQKEDGSFAGDKWGEIDTRFSFCAVATLALLGKLDAIDVGKAVEFVLSCMNFDGGFGCRPGSESHAGQIYCCTGFLAITDQLHQINVDLLGWWLCERQLPSGGLNGRPEKLPDVCYSWWVLASLKMIGRLHWIDREKLRCFILACQDEETGGFADRPGDMVDPFHTLFGIAGLSLLGEEQIKAVNPVFCMPEDVLRRINVQPELVS; encoded by the exons ATGCAACTGACGTTTTGTTGGTACTTTTTACAGGGGACACCGCAAAAGGATGTTATAATAAAACCCGATGCCCCAAGCACGTTGCTTTCGGAGAAGCATGCGGACTATATAGCTTCGTATGGAACAAAGAAAGATGATTAT ATTCTTATCTTATATGATAGTCTTCATGTTGTCGatgtaaataaaattgttgAATATATACAGAACTTGCAAAAAGAAGATGGATCATTTGCTGGAGACAAATGGG GAGAAATAGATACAAGGTTCTCCTTCTGTGCTGTGGCAACTCTTGCACTTCTG GGAAAGCTGGATGCTATTGATGTGGGGAAAGCAGTAGAATTCGTTTTGTCCTGTATGAACTTTGATGGAGGATTTGGTTGTAGACCAGGTTCTGAATCACATGCAGGACAG ATCTATTGTTGCACAGGATTTCTGGCTATAACAGACCAGTTGCATCAAATAAATGTTGACTTGCTGGGTTGGTGGCTTTGTGAACGTCAGCTACCTTCTGGAGGTCTCAACGGACGACCAGAGAAG TTACCTGATGTATGTTATTCATGGTGGGTGCTAGCATCTTTGAAGATGATTGGTAGGTTACATTGGATTGACAGAGAGAAACTGCGCTGCTTTATTTTGGCTTGCCAGGATGAGGAGACTGGAGGATTTGCTGACAGACCAGGAGATATG gTGGATCCGTTTCACACCTTATTTGGAATTGCTGGATTATCTTTATTAGGAGAAGAACAAATTAAGGCCGTCAATCCTGTCTTCTGTATGCCAGAAGATGTCCTTCGAAGAATAAACGTACAGCCTGAGCTTGTGAGCTAA
- the RABGGTB gene encoding geranylgeranyl transferase type-2 subunit beta isoform X2, with translation MGTPQKDVIIKPDAPSTLLSEKHADYIASYGTKKDDYEYCMSEYLRMSGVYWGLTAMDLMGQLHRMNKEEILAFIKSCQHECGGISASIGHDPHLLYTLSAVQILILYDSLHVVDVNKIVEYIQNLQKEDGSFAGDKWGEIDTRFSFCAVATLALLGKLDAIDVGKAVEFVLSCMNFDGGFGCRPGSESHAGQIYCCTGFLAITDQLHQINVDLLGWWLCERQLPSGGLNGRPEKLPDVCYSWWVLASLKMIGRLHWIDREKLRCFILACQDEETGGFADRPGDMVDPFHTLFGIAGLSLLGEEQIKAVNPVFCMPEDVLRRINVQPELVS, from the exons ATG GGGACACCGCAAAAGGATGTTATAATAAAACCCGATGCCCCAAGCACGTTGCTTTCGGAGAAGCATGCGGACTATATAGCTTCGTATGGAACAAAGAAAGATGATTAT GAATACTGTATGTCGGAGTATTTGAGGATGAGTGGTGTTTACTGGGGGCTGACAGCAATGGATCTCATGGGGCAGCTGCACCGAatgaacaaagaagaaattctgGCATTCATCAAATCATGTCAACATGAATGTGGTGGAATAAGTGCCAGCATAGGTCATGATCCTCATCTTCTCTATACCCTCAGTGCTGTCCAG ATTCTTATCTTATATGATAGTCTTCATGTTGTCGatgtaaataaaattgttgAATATATACAGAACTTGCAAAAAGAAGATGGATCATTTGCTGGAGACAAATGGG GAGAAATAGATACAAGGTTCTCCTTCTGTGCTGTGGCAACTCTTGCACTTCTG GGAAAGCTGGATGCTATTGATGTGGGGAAAGCAGTAGAATTCGTTTTGTCCTGTATGAACTTTGATGGAGGATTTGGTTGTAGACCAGGTTCTGAATCACATGCAGGACAG ATCTATTGTTGCACAGGATTTCTGGCTATAACAGACCAGTTGCATCAAATAAATGTTGACTTGCTGGGTTGGTGGCTTTGTGAACGTCAGCTACCTTCTGGAGGTCTCAACGGACGACCAGAGAAG TTACCTGATGTATGTTATTCATGGTGGGTGCTAGCATCTTTGAAGATGATTGGTAGGTTACATTGGATTGACAGAGAGAAACTGCGCTGCTTTATTTTGGCTTGCCAGGATGAGGAGACTGGAGGATTTGCTGACAGACCAGGAGATATG gTGGATCCGTTTCACACCTTATTTGGAATTGCTGGATTATCTTTATTAGGAGAAGAACAAATTAAGGCCGTCAATCCTGTCTTCTGTATGCCAGAAGATGTCCTTCGAAGAATAAACGTACAGCCTGAGCTTGTGAGCTAA
- the RABGGTB gene encoding geranylgeranyl transferase type-2 subunit beta isoform X1, translating to MQLTFCWYFLQGTPQKDVIIKPDAPSTLLSEKHADYIASYGTKKDDYEYCMSEYLRMSGVYWGLTAMDLMGQLHRMNKEEILAFIKSCQHECGGISASIGHDPHLLYTLSAVQILILYDSLHVVDVNKIVEYIQNLQKEDGSFAGDKWGEIDTRFSFCAVATLALLGKLDAIDVGKAVEFVLSCMNFDGGFGCRPGSESHAGQIYCCTGFLAITDQLHQINVDLLGWWLCERQLPSGGLNGRPEKLPDVCYSWWVLASLKMIGRLHWIDREKLRCFILACQDEETGGFADRPGDMVDPFHTLFGIAGLSLLGEEQIKAVNPVFCMPEDVLRRINVQPELVS from the exons ATGCAACTGACGTTTTGTTGGTACTTTTTACAGGGGACACCGCAAAAGGATGTTATAATAAAACCCGATGCCCCAAGCACGTTGCTTTCGGAGAAGCATGCGGACTATATAGCTTCGTATGGAACAAAGAAAGATGATTAT GAATACTGTATGTCGGAGTATTTGAGGATGAGTGGTGTTTACTGGGGGCTGACAGCAATGGATCTCATGGGGCAGCTGCACCGAatgaacaaagaagaaattctgGCATTCATCAAATCATGTCAACATGAATGTGGTGGAATAAGTGCCAGCATAGGTCATGATCCTCATCTTCTCTATACCCTCAGTGCTGTCCAG ATTCTTATCTTATATGATAGTCTTCATGTTGTCGatgtaaataaaattgttgAATATATACAGAACTTGCAAAAAGAAGATGGATCATTTGCTGGAGACAAATGGG GAGAAATAGATACAAGGTTCTCCTTCTGTGCTGTGGCAACTCTTGCACTTCTG GGAAAGCTGGATGCTATTGATGTGGGGAAAGCAGTAGAATTCGTTTTGTCCTGTATGAACTTTGATGGAGGATTTGGTTGTAGACCAGGTTCTGAATCACATGCAGGACAG ATCTATTGTTGCACAGGATTTCTGGCTATAACAGACCAGTTGCATCAAATAAATGTTGACTTGCTGGGTTGGTGGCTTTGTGAACGTCAGCTACCTTCTGGAGGTCTCAACGGACGACCAGAGAAG TTACCTGATGTATGTTATTCATGGTGGGTGCTAGCATCTTTGAAGATGATTGGTAGGTTACATTGGATTGACAGAGAGAAACTGCGCTGCTTTATTTTGGCTTGCCAGGATGAGGAGACTGGAGGATTTGCTGACAGACCAGGAGATATG gTGGATCCGTTTCACACCTTATTTGGAATTGCTGGATTATCTTTATTAGGAGAAGAACAAATTAAGGCCGTCAATCCTGTCTTCTGTATGCCAGAAGATGTCCTTCGAAGAATAAACGTACAGCCTGAGCTTGTGAGCTAA
- the MSH4 gene encoding mutS protein homolog 4, whose product MLKQRGMMDTCGRAAASESCTGRGSSTSGLGGRAEQAPRYTFGLLQTPRSTADSTGDFSSGGVRPGSPSGEGLAPSRAAKGSRVKPSVPGRGESYFGDKSSYVENASTLNLTSSSSVRGLNSTYIGKTPLSSGRSVCRSHTPLMGYSVTSSSAVSAHTVASVIVAVVEGRGLARGEVGMASIDLKNPEVILSQFADNTTYAKVVTKLKILTPLEIIMSNTACDAGNTTKLFSLIREHFKNVTFTTVQRKYFNETKGLEYIEQLCASEFSTIFMEVQSKYYCLAAAAALLKYVEFIQNSVYAPKSLKVRFQGSEKTAMIDSSSAQNLELVINNRDSRNGHTLFGILNYTKTPGGSRRLRSNILEPLVDAETINTRLDCVQELLQDEELFFGLQAVISKFLDTEQLLSVLVQIPKQDTVKTAESKITNLIYLKHTLELVEPLKAALRSCNTPLLKAYCNSLEDTRFQIILEKITTVINDDTRYTKGCLSMRTQKCYAVKPNINEFLDIARRTYTEIVDDIAGMITQLAEKYNLPLKTSFSSTRGFFIQMNVDCSTLPNGQLPSEFTKITKMKNTYSFTSADLIKMNERCQESLREIYHMTYLIVCKLLNEIYEHIHCLYKLSDIVSMLDMLLSFAHACTLSDYVRPEFTDTLAIKQGWHPILEKIAMEKPVSNNTYLTEGNNFVIITGPNMSGKSTYLKQIALCQIMAQIGSYVPAEYCSFRIAKQIFTRVGMDDDIETNASTFMKEMKEITYIIQNANEKSLIIIDELGRGTSAEEGIGICYAACEYLLNLKAFTLFATHFLELCHIDALYPNVENYHFEVQHMRSSAGNKEKIAYTYTLSKGYTEEKNYGLKAAEVSSLPLSIILDAKEITNLIAKQILHRQQSTPEMMKQRAVYHLAMRLVQTARNSRLDPDSLRIYLKGLKKKYEASCPVPRQNDEQQ is encoded by the exons ATGCTGAAGCAGCGCGGCATGATGGACACCTGCGGGCGGGCCGCCGCCTCAGAGTCCTGTACGGGCCGCGGCTCTTCCACGTCAGGGTTGGGCGGGCGAGCGGAGCAGGCACCCCGCTATACCTTTGGGCTGCTGCAGACGCCGCGCAGCACGGCGGACAGCACCGGCGACTTTTCCAGCGGCGGGGTGAGGCCGGGTAGCCCCAGCGGGGAAGGCCTCGCTCCCAGCCGGGCTGCCAAGGGTAGCAGGGTGAAGCCGTCGGTTCCCGGAAGAGGAG aATCATATTTTGGGGACAAAAGTTCTTATGTAGAAAATGCTAGTACATTGAATCTCACGAGTTCTTCTTCTGTGCGAGGCCTGAATAGCACATATATAGGAAAAACGCCCCTCTCTTCTGGTAGATCTGTTTGCAGAAGCCATACCCCTCTTATGGGATATTCAG TTACATCCTcatctgcagtctctgctcatACTGTTGCGTCGGTTATTGTAGCTGTAGTAGAAGGAAGAGGCCTTGCCAGAGGTGAAGTAGGAATGGCCAGTATTGACTTAAAAAATCCTGAGGTGATATTATCACAGTTTGCAGACAATACAACTTATGCCAAG gttGTTACAAAACTCAAGATTTTAACACCACTAGAAATAATAATGTCAAACACTGCTTGTGATGCAGGGAACACAACAAAATTGTTCAGTCTAATAAGAGAACATTTCAAG AATGTGACTTTTACAACTGTccaaagaaaatacttcaaTGAAACAAAGGGTTTGGAATATATAGAACAATTGTGTGCATCTGAATTCAGCACCATTTTCATGGAGGTTCAGTCAAA GTATTACTgtcttgcagctgctgcagctttgctAAAATACGTTGAATttattcaaaattcagtttatGCTCCTAAATCACTCAAGGTGCGTTTCCAGGGGAGTGAGAAAACAGCTATGATAGACTCATCATCAGCGCAAAATCTTGAACTAGTAATTAATAACAGAGATTCTCG gaatGGTCACACACTTTTTGGCATCCTAAATTACACTAAAACTCCAGGTGGAAGTAGAAGACTTAGATCCAATATCCTGGAGCCACTAGTTGATGCCGAAACAATTAACACGAGACTGGACTGTGTTCAGGAATTACTCCAGGATGAGGAGCTCTTTTTTGGTCTTCAAGCAG ttatCTCAAAATTCCTGGATACAGAACAACTACTTTCAGTTTTGgtacaaattccaaagcaggaTACA GTTAAAACTGCTGAATCAAAAATAACTAATTTAATCTACCTGAAGCATACTCTAGAACTTGTGGAGCCTCTAAAA GCTGCTTTAAGAAGCTGTAACACACCACTGCTAAAGGCTTATTGCAATTCCCTTGAAGATACAAG ATTCCAAATTATACTTGAAAAGATTACAACTGTAATTAATGATGATACAAGGTACACAAAAGGATGTCTGAGTATGAGGACCCAGAAATGTTACGCTGTTAAGCCTAACATCAATGAATTCCTTGACATAGCTCGTAGAACATACACAGAAATTGTTGATGACATAGCAG GTATGATAACACAACTTGCAGAAAAGTACAACCTACCATTGAAAACAAGTTTCAGCTCTACTCGTGGATTTTTTATCCAGATGAATGTTGATTGTTCAACATTACCCAATGGCCAACTTCCTTCAGAATTTACAAAG AtcactaaaatgaaaaacacataTAGCTTCACTTCAGcagatttaataaaaatgaatgaaagatgTCAGGAGTCCTTGAGAGAAATATATCACATGACCTACTT AATAGTCTGTAAACTACTGAATGAGATCTATGAACACATTCATTGCCTATACAAGCTGTCTGACATTGTCTCAATGCTGGATATGCTGCTTTCATTTGCCCATGCCTGCACTCTTTCTGATTATG ttCGTCCAGAATTTACGGATACTTTAGCGATCAAGCAGGGTTGGCATCCCATTCTTGAAAAGATAGCTATGGAAAAACCTGTATCTAACAACACATACCTGACAGAGGGTAACAATTTTGTCATTATTACAGGACCAAATATGAGTGGAAAATCAACATACCTAAAACAGATTGCTCTCTGTCAAATTATGGCACAGATTG GTTCCTACGTCCCAGCAGAGTATTGTTCTTTTCGAATTGCAAAGCAAATTTTTACCAGAGTAGGTATGGATGATGATATAGAAACAAATGCATCAACATTcatgaaggaaatgaaagag atAACATACATCATACaaaatgctaatgaaaaatCACTCATCATAATTGATGAACTCGGTAGAGGTACCAGTGCTGAAGAAGGTATTGGCATTTGTTATGCTGCCTGCGAATATCTGTTGAACTTAAAG GCGTTTACATTGTTTGCTACACATTTCCTGGAACTGTGTCATATAGATGCTTTGTATCCCAATGTGGAAAATTACCATTTTGAAGTGCAACATATGAGAAGCAGTGCTGGAAATAAGGAGAAAATTGCTTACACTTACACACTCTCTAAAGGATATACAGAGGAAAAGAACTACG